A region from the Terriglobia bacterium genome encodes:
- the fliF gene encoding flagellar M-ring protein FliF, which produces MPGTQPSLQNQLLAIWSRLQATQRATLLLSTVLALVGLGSLVFFMNRVEYVALYRDLNPEDAQAIVGKLKELKKDYQVSADQSTIEVAGSEADLNKLRMDIEGAGLRHSGRIGYEIFDKSQFGMTDFTEQVNYKRALEGELGRTINSLAEITEARVHLVLPKDSLFEEKKEEAKASVFVRLRKGKELPKSSISGIVNLVAGAVQGLPTYNVSVVDSEGRVLSRLPSGEGTRSEYESGVQAQIEKDMVAKVTSMLEPVVGKGKVHANASVDVDFNSSEQTEETFSPTPPPVILSHQKSEEKVGSANTPAGVPGTRSNQGGVAAVVVPGAPDRSRQSEVTNYEVSKLVRHTVQPKGSIQRVSLAVLLDYKTVYSKAADGKQAATFAPHTKEELDTYRKLVLATIGYNDKRGDTVTLENMPFFTEPALEEDGKPLPLYIRYQYYLIPAMKYAAYLVLFLLAYLLLVRPVRKRIFQGIASAAPALTPGQPRQLGESGGKAQALPAGAPLNAAAALPGQIPTATAGSLEADIEQELLKETEAAGADFRKYDVLKKRVVEHANKDPEQVSQLVRAWIHEKS; this is translated from the coding sequence GTGCCCGGCACACAACCAAGCTTGCAGAATCAGTTACTAGCCATCTGGTCTCGCCTCCAGGCCACCCAGCGCGCGACTCTCCTGCTCAGCACCGTCCTTGCGCTCGTCGGCCTCGGATCCCTCGTATTTTTCATGAACCGGGTCGAGTATGTCGCCCTCTATCGGGACCTGAATCCCGAAGACGCCCAAGCGATTGTTGGGAAACTCAAAGAGCTCAAAAAGGATTACCAGGTCTCTGCCGATCAATCGACGATCGAAGTAGCCGGCTCCGAAGCGGATCTCAACAAGCTGCGGATGGACATCGAGGGCGCCGGCTTGAGGCACAGCGGCAGAATCGGCTACGAGATCTTTGACAAGAGCCAGTTCGGCATGACCGATTTCACCGAACAGGTGAACTACAAGCGTGCCCTCGAGGGCGAGTTGGGCCGCACCATCAACAGTCTGGCAGAAATCACCGAAGCCCGTGTTCATCTGGTCCTGCCGAAGGACTCCCTTTTCGAAGAGAAGAAGGAGGAAGCCAAGGCGAGCGTGTTCGTGCGCCTGAGAAAGGGCAAAGAACTGCCCAAGAGCAGTATCTCCGGCATCGTGAACCTGGTCGCAGGAGCGGTGCAGGGGTTGCCGACCTATAACGTGTCGGTTGTGGATTCCGAGGGGCGAGTGCTGTCGCGCCTGCCGTCGGGCGAAGGGACACGTTCGGAATATGAGTCCGGCGTCCAGGCCCAGATTGAGAAGGATATGGTCGCGAAGGTAACCTCGATGCTTGAGCCCGTCGTTGGGAAAGGGAAGGTGCACGCCAACGCCTCGGTCGATGTCGACTTCAACAGCTCCGAACAGACCGAGGAAACCTTCAGCCCGACTCCACCGCCGGTAATCCTCAGCCACCAAAAGAGCGAAGAGAAAGTCGGAAGCGCCAACACGCCCGCAGGAGTTCCCGGGACACGCTCCAACCAGGGGGGTGTGGCTGCTGTGGTTGTGCCGGGGGCGCCCGACCGGTCGCGCCAGAGCGAAGTGACAAACTATGAAGTCAGCAAGCTCGTGCGCCACACCGTGCAGCCCAAGGGCTCCATTCAACGGGTATCGCTCGCAGTTCTCCTCGACTACAAGACCGTTTACAGCAAGGCGGCAGACGGGAAGCAGGCCGCTACCTTTGCACCGCACACCAAGGAGGAACTCGATACGTATCGCAAGCTGGTACTGGCGACAATCGGGTACAACGATAAGCGCGGCGACACGGTAACCCTGGAGAACATGCCTTTCTTCACCGAGCCCGCCCTAGAAGAGGATGGGAAACCCCTCCCGCTGTATATCCGGTATCAGTATTACCTGATCCCCGCCATGAAGTATGCGGCTTATCTCGTGCTTTTCCTGCTCGCTTATCTGCTTTTGGTCCGGCCGGTGCGCAAGCGGATTTTCCAGGGCATAGCATCTGCCGCACCGGCATTGACGCCGGGACAACCCAGGCAATTGGGAGAAAGCGGCGGCAAAGCCCAGGCTCTTCCCGCCGGGGCCCCGTTGAATGCCGCTGCGGCCCTGCCTGGTCAGATTCCGACGGCCACCGCAGGCTCACTCGAGGCCGACATCGAACAGGAGCTTTTGAAGGAAACCGAGGCGGCCGGGGCGGATTTCCGCAAGTATGACGTCTTGAAGAAGAGAGTTGTAGAACATGCCAACAAAGATCCGGAACAGGTGTCGCAGTTGGTTCGCGCCTGGATCCACGAGAAATCATAA
- the fliG gene encoding flagellar motor switch protein FliG, producing the protein MEEQISGIKKAAILMVLLGDEISASLFRYLQEDEIQEITKEISRLGRIDPEMADGVLDDYYKMTLARSYLMQGGADYARKLLVKAFGADTSRKLLDRVTLALQSASVGIDSLEKADPAQLSKFIQNEHPQTIALVLAHLKTPQAAALLNSLPAELRADVVMRMANLEQISPEIVTKITSVLSQRLQSLGDFSRESYGGVRAVAELINRLDSNTSVAILEKIENDNPNMALSIRNLMFVFDDILLIDDAGMREIIQRVDKKTLTVALKGTSEELKGRFYHHMSQRAVEMLKEDMEVLGPVKIKDVEAAQQEIVAVIRKLDQDGVISLRGGGGDEYVN; encoded by the coding sequence ATGGAAGAACAGATATCCGGCATTAAGAAAGCAGCCATCCTGATGGTGCTCCTCGGAGACGAAATCAGTGCCAGTCTCTTCCGGTATCTCCAGGAGGATGAAATCCAGGAGATCACCAAGGAAATTTCACGGCTGGGCCGAATTGATCCCGAAATGGCCGACGGAGTGCTGGACGACTACTACAAGATGACTCTGGCGCGTTCCTATCTCATGCAAGGCGGAGCCGACTACGCCAGGAAGCTTCTCGTCAAGGCATTCGGGGCAGACACGTCCAGGAAGCTTCTGGACCGCGTCACTCTGGCACTGCAGAGCGCAAGCGTGGGGATCGACAGCCTCGAGAAAGCGGACCCAGCCCAGCTCTCGAAGTTCATCCAGAATGAACATCCCCAGACGATTGCCCTGGTGCTGGCCCATCTAAAGACCCCGCAGGCAGCCGCCCTTTTGAACTCCTTGCCCGCCGAACTGCGTGCCGATGTCGTGATGCGCATGGCCAACCTCGAGCAGATCTCACCCGAGATTGTCACCAAGATCACCAGCGTCCTGTCCCAGAGGCTTCAGTCTCTGGGGGACTTCAGTCGCGAGTCTTACGGCGGCGTCCGGGCAGTGGCCGAATTGATCAACCGCCTCGATTCGAACACTTCCGTCGCCATCCTCGAAAAGATCGAGAACGACAACCCCAACATGGCCCTGAGCATTCGCAACCTCATGTTCGTCTTCGATGACATTCTGCTCATCGATGATGCCGGCATGCGGGAGATTATCCAGCGGGTGGACAAGAAGACTCTTACTGTCGCCCTCAAGGGCACGAGTGAGGAACTGAAGGGCCGGTTCTACCATCACATGTCCCAGCGCGCCGTCGAGATGTTGAAGGAGGATATGGAGGTCCTCGGACCCGTGAAAATCAAGGATGTCGAGGCCGCCCAGCAGGAGATCGTTGCCGTGATTCGAAAGCTGGATCAAGACGGGGTGATCAGCCTCAGGGGAGGCGGAGGGGACGAATACGTGAACTAA
- a CDS encoding flagellar basal body-associated FliL family protein has product MAESENAAVPKAKKKSKLGLWIIIGAVVLLAASGFLATRYFKGSAGRQGEGEGGSPTARIKSIMSLDSFLVNLADVDSTRFVKVTFRLGLDEPKSGEEYANDPVILAATRDRILSLLSTKTADEVLTPKGKDRIRNEIMVSVNPILPKGKIVEVFILDFVVQL; this is encoded by the coding sequence ATGGCCGAAAGCGAAAACGCAGCAGTTCCGAAAGCCAAGAAAAAGAGCAAGCTGGGATTGTGGATCATCATTGGTGCCGTCGTTCTGCTTGCCGCCAGCGGTTTTCTGGCAACGAGATATTTCAAAGGCTCCGCCGGCAGGCAAGGCGAAGGTGAAGGCGGCAGCCCAACCGCCAGGATAAAGTCGATCATGAGCCTGGACTCCTTCCTCGTCAATCTTGCCGACGTGGACTCCACGCGCTTCGTCAAGGTCACGTTTCGCCTGGGGCTTGATGAGCCCAAGTCGGGAGAAGAGTATGCAAACGACCCTGTCATTCTCGCGGCAACGCGGGACAGGATCCTCTCGCTTCTCAGCACAAAGACCGCCGACGAAGTACTCACTCCCAAAGGAAAAGACCGGATTCGCAACGAAATCATGGTGAGCGTGAACCCGATCCTACCCAAGGGGAAGATAGTGGAGGTCTTCATTTTGGATTTCGTTGTGCAGCTCTAA
- a CDS encoding flagellar hook-length control protein FliK: MRIDILPNNAAPISGRESQMPEAEQEHGGSTFLEVIDQLAASGGPQKQAGKENASSDVEKKNDHLCESLTAPLLPSPLVTPEPQQAPIRCEFEPALASVDIKIEDAAQDPGTAGWAGSAPPPAKLTASVSTRSVPAVALPDATEDDLYSTLLVPATDADVPLDLPAPPATAAPAGTVTSRSQVPAQPEAAPAEAAPQPDLVSASPAVTDVAGILSMTPSETAAGPAAPIDPPAVNPTPGRPGTPSPQAPANAAATGELQPQTGVAPVGSSSEETAIAANTRAVAFSPDIMAPSLCENGKTTLVGFESRDNARETRPSPRRGQANEQAGILTQAPQHPADLRRAAVPAPAAPEVFADPRQGKSESESSHRVPPDAQPDVPQAGKDKSGARPLATLDSAQSAFVDSQDGQRALFCSQPIRTSASETQAYVAFRPFQRGAAMTATSWTAGTQGPQQAAAAELKSLSALLAPRQSGPSQGPDFLSQLAERIQMQLRDGENIIRVQLKPGTLGRMEIRAETSGAGVLATITTESASVRDYLEHNLHLLQQSFQDQGLKVDRINVAVQEGFWPQHTSPGHQESRSGSGQQGESGLPVWPGEPLEMPGEELIVDPQTIAVLNPHSTFHTIA; the protein is encoded by the coding sequence ATGAGAATCGACATCCTCCCGAACAACGCCGCACCCATATCGGGCCGAGAGAGCCAGATGCCGGAAGCCGAGCAGGAGCATGGCGGCAGCACCTTCTTGGAGGTCATCGATCAATTGGCTGCTTCCGGCGGGCCACAGAAACAGGCGGGAAAAGAAAATGCTTCCAGTGACGTGGAGAAGAAAAATGATCACCTGTGCGAAAGCTTAACGGCACCGCTGCTGCCGTCTCCCCTGGTGACTCCCGAACCTCAACAGGCTCCCATCCGTTGCGAATTCGAGCCGGCTCTCGCATCAGTCGACATCAAGATCGAGGATGCCGCGCAAGATCCCGGGACAGCAGGCTGGGCAGGCTCTGCCCCGCCGCCGGCTAAACTGACGGCTTCCGTCAGCACCCGTTCTGTCCCAGCCGTCGCCTTGCCGGATGCGACCGAGGACGACCTGTATAGCACACTTCTTGTGCCGGCCACCGATGCCGATGTGCCGCTTGACTTGCCCGCTCCGCCTGCGACTGCCGCGCCCGCTGGCACCGTCACATCCAGATCGCAGGTTCCTGCACAGCCGGAAGCGGCGCCGGCGGAAGCGGCACCGCAGCCCGATCTCGTTTCGGCGTCTCCGGCTGTCACGGATGTCGCCGGCATTCTTTCCATGACACCTTCCGAGACTGCAGCCGGTCCTGCAGCTCCTATCGACCCTCCCGCTGTCAATCCCACACCAGGCCGCCCTGGGACGCCCAGCCCACAGGCGCCTGCAAACGCGGCCGCAACAGGTGAGCTACAACCGCAGACCGGCGTCGCTCCGGTGGGTTCCTCCTCGGAAGAGACTGCGATTGCCGCCAATACTCGGGCCGTGGCCTTCAGCCCGGATATCATGGCTCCCAGTCTTTGTGAGAACGGCAAGACCACTCTTGTCGGTTTCGAGAGTCGAGATAACGCGAGAGAAACCCGGCCCTCGCCGCGGCGCGGACAGGCAAATGAGCAGGCCGGGATTCTGACCCAAGCGCCCCAGCATCCGGCCGATCTTCGCCGCGCGGCAGTTCCAGCTCCGGCAGCGCCTGAGGTATTTGCCGATCCGCGGCAAGGCAAGAGCGAATCTGAAAGCTCGCATCGCGTTCCTCCCGATGCGCAGCCTGATGTTCCCCAAGCGGGCAAGGACAAATCGGGCGCGCGCCCATTGGCGACTCTCGATTCTGCCCAATCCGCGTTTGTGGATTCACAAGATGGCCAGCGTGCACTTTTTTGCAGCCAGCCGATACGCACGAGTGCATCCGAGACACAGGCCTATGTGGCATTCCGGCCCTTTCAACGCGGGGCAGCCATGACCGCAACGTCCTGGACTGCCGGAACCCAGGGGCCTCAGCAGGCGGCCGCAGCAGAACTCAAATCGCTCTCGGCGCTTCTGGCGCCGAGACAATCCGGGCCTTCTCAGGGACCTGATTTTCTCTCACAGCTCGCCGAGCGCATCCAGATGCAGCTGCGCGATGGCGAGAATATCATCAGAGTTCAGCTGAAACCGGGCACGCTCGGACGGATGGAGATCAGGGCGGAGACGTCCGGAGCCGGCGTCCTGGCTACCATCACTACTGAATCCGCGAGCGTGAGGGACTACCTGGAACACAATCTGCATCTGCTCCAGCAGAGCTTTCAGGATCAGGGGCTCAAAGTCGACCGCATAAACGTTGCGGTCCAGGAAGGATTCTGGCCCCAGCACACGTCGCCGGGGCATCAGGAGTCGCGCTCCGGCTCCGGACAGCAAGGTGAGTCCGGGCTCCCCGTCTGGCCGGGCGAGCCGCTGGAGATGCCGGGTGAGGAACTCATCGTGGATCCGCAGACTATTGCGGTTTTAAACCCTCACAGTACATTCCACACCATCGCTTGA
- the fliJ gene encoding flagellar export protein FliJ, whose translation MKKFLFRLETLLQHRRNLEEKERTAFSTIRAKLRAELDGRESLYLRQAQTLSELALKKLGDCDSREIAWYYRFLDRLGQELEQSAKRIVQLEKQLEAQKQIMIEASRDKKMIENLRNKREKEFVVSLEREEQKAIDEIVVTRFPLKQ comes from the coding sequence ATGAAGAAGTTCTTGTTCCGTCTCGAAACTCTGCTGCAGCACCGGCGCAACCTGGAGGAAAAGGAGCGCACTGCATTCTCAACCATCCGTGCCAAGCTCCGGGCAGAGCTCGATGGCCGGGAATCACTGTACCTGAGGCAGGCCCAGACGTTATCCGAGCTGGCACTGAAGAAGTTGGGGGATTGCGATTCCCGGGAGATCGCATGGTATTACCGCTTTCTCGACCGCCTGGGGCAGGAGCTGGAACAGTCTGCGAAACGGATCGTGCAGCTCGAGAAACAGCTGGAGGCGCAGAAGCAGATCATGATCGAGGCGTCACGAGACAAAAAGATGATCGAGAACCTCAGGAACAAAAGGGAGAAAGAGTTTGTGGTTTCTCTGGAACGGGAAGAGCAGAAGGCGATCGATGAGATCGTAGTAACCCGCTTCCCACTCAAACAATAA
- a CDS encoding FliI/YscN family ATPase → MTEESLNLDQYCQRLRSMSPIKTVGSVKRAVGLVVESQGPPASVGELCEIVGQGRTDPIPAEVIGFRDNYVLSMPLFKVHGVKLGDKIICRKKQATVPVSPALLGRIIDGMGQPIDTLGPITAGSEYPLQPNGTNPLQRKNIESILGTGVRAIDGLLTCGKGQRIGIFGGSGVGKSTLLGMMARYTSADVNVISLVGERGREVRGFIEKDLGEEGLRRSVVVVSTSDQPPLLRIRAALMAATLAEYFRDQGKHVLLMMDSITRFAMAQREVGLAAGEPPSSKGYTPSVFALLPRLVERAGNFLSGGSITGFYTVLVEGDDMNDPVADAMRSLLDGHVVLSRELAWRNHYPCIDVLASVSRLMPDLVPAPYNEKTGKIRELISTYQKAEDMINIGAYVKGSNPKIDIALKKIDHVNAFLKQRYDEHASAESAMSRVIEITQDC, encoded by the coding sequence GTGACCGAGGAATCCCTCAACCTGGATCAGTATTGCCAAAGGCTCCGTTCCATGAGCCCGATCAAGACCGTTGGTTCGGTGAAGCGGGCTGTCGGACTGGTAGTGGAATCTCAGGGGCCGCCGGCATCTGTCGGAGAGTTGTGTGAAATCGTCGGTCAGGGACGCACCGATCCGATCCCGGCGGAGGTCATCGGGTTCCGCGACAATTACGTGCTCTCGATGCCGCTGTTCAAGGTGCACGGCGTCAAATTGGGGGACAAGATCATCTGCAGGAAGAAACAGGCAACCGTGCCGGTATCTCCCGCTCTTCTCGGCAGGATCATAGACGGAATGGGACAGCCGATCGATACTCTCGGCCCGATCACGGCAGGCTCGGAGTATCCGCTGCAACCGAACGGTACCAATCCGCTGCAACGCAAGAACATCGAGAGCATTTTGGGGACCGGCGTTCGGGCGATCGATGGTCTGCTCACCTGCGGGAAAGGCCAGCGCATCGGAATTTTCGGAGGCAGCGGTGTCGGCAAAAGCACGCTGCTGGGGATGATGGCCCGGTACACATCCGCCGATGTCAATGTGATCAGCCTCGTGGGCGAGCGTGGCAGGGAAGTCCGCGGGTTCATCGAGAAAGATCTGGGAGAGGAGGGGCTGCGCCGCTCGGTCGTCGTTGTCTCCACCTCGGATCAGCCCCCGTTATTGCGGATTCGTGCCGCCCTGATGGCAGCCACACTAGCCGAGTATTTCCGCGACCAGGGTAAGCACGTGCTGCTCATGATGGATTCGATCACGCGCTTCGCCATGGCCCAGCGGGAAGTGGGTCTGGCAGCCGGCGAGCCTCCATCCTCAAAAGGCTATACCCCGTCTGTGTTCGCGCTCCTGCCCAGACTGGTCGAGCGTGCCGGCAACTTCCTCTCCGGCGGCAGCATCACCGGTTTCTACACCGTCCTCGTCGAGGGGGATGACATGAACGATCCCGTGGCGGATGCCATGCGCTCGCTTCTCGACGGCCACGTCGTGCTGTCGCGGGAGCTCGCCTGGCGTAACCACTACCCTTGCATCGACGTCCTCGCCAGCGTCAGCCGATTGATGCCCGACCTCGTCCCGGCACCTTACAACGAGAAAACCGGCAAAATCCGGGAGCTGATCTCAACCTATCAGAAGGCTGAGGACATGATTAACATCGGCGCCTATGTGAAAGGCAGCAACCCCAAAATCGATATCGCGCTCAAAAAGATTGATCATGTCAACGCCTTTCTCAAGCAGCGCTACGACGAGCACGCGAGCGCAGAGAGTGCCATGTCCAGGGTTATCGAGATCACGCAGGACTGCTGA
- a CDS encoding flagellar biosynthetic protein FliO: MHAGVVVRFPKRSPIYASLGTLIVIIGMLIGFPALAQKTKPRPKTPAPASDAAAPTPGAQTSAEHPAAVPAESTASARGEQAGSTSEEPAPPRPAQRANASRPKPAVPAVTKSDAPASSEPAVPAPTEQPAPATPPLAPPANTQAEPVATAALASIPGSGWAELVKTVGGVGLVICLILAGYLLFRRFAPQYVVKRPNERLLRLIETLPLGDKRSIVMMQAGAKKFLLASTPGHITLLTSLPDAAVPDSLSPSGQAEAEVPAHQAGNFRNLYELEKKSPPARPAVRQELPPDIRGKMQQLRKALEG, translated from the coding sequence ATGCATGCAGGCGTAGTGGTCCGTTTCCCGAAGCGGTCTCCGATCTATGCAAGTCTCGGGACGCTTATCGTGATTATCGGGATGCTCATCGGCTTTCCAGCGCTGGCACAGAAAACCAAGCCCCGACCCAAGACGCCGGCCCCGGCGTCCGATGCCGCGGCGCCGACGCCGGGCGCGCAGACTTCGGCGGAGCATCCTGCGGCTGTTCCGGCAGAGTCCACGGCATCAGCCCGGGGAGAACAGGCCGGGTCTACTTCCGAGGAGCCGGCTCCACCTCGTCCGGCTCAGCGGGCTAACGCATCCCGGCCAAAACCGGCTGTTCCCGCGGTGACCAAATCGGATGCCCCTGCTTCGTCAGAGCCGGCCGTTCCAGCCCCGACAGAGCAGCCCGCGCCCGCAACTCCGCCCCTCGCGCCCCCAGCGAACACTCAGGCCGAGCCTGTGGCAACGGCGGCCCTGGCTTCTATTCCGGGCTCAGGATGGGCAGAGCTGGTCAAGACTGTCGGGGGGGTGGGCCTGGTCATATGTCTGATTCTGGCAGGCTACCTGCTATTCCGCAGATTTGCACCACAGTATGTCGTGAAGCGTCCCAACGAACGCCTCCTGCGGCTCATAGAGACGCTTCCCCTTGGAGATAAGAGGAGCATTGTGATGATGCAGGCTGGGGCCAAAAAGTTCCTTCTGGCCAGCACTCCCGGCCACATCACGCTGCTGACGTCGCTGCCGGATGCCGCCGTGCCCGACTCCCTCAGCCCCTCGGGGCAGGCAGAGGCCGAAGTTCCTGCACACCAGGCCGGCAATTTCCGCAACCTCTATGAACTGGAAAAGAAATCTCCTCCTGCCCGCCCCGCTGTGCGGCAGGAGCTTCCCCCTGATATTCGCGGCAAAATGCAGCAACTGCGCAAGGCGCTGGAAGGCTGA
- a CDS encoding flagellar biosynthetic protein FliQ, protein MKLARDTLQITLFVSGPLLLVSLVVGVAVSIVQVVTSIQDMTLSLIPRMLAVFLVFLLLLPWVMHLLISFSVQLLGHLEKFAL, encoded by the coding sequence ATGAAGTTGGCCAGGGACACGCTTCAGATCACACTGTTCGTGAGCGGACCGCTATTGCTGGTGTCGCTGGTTGTGGGAGTCGCGGTGAGCATTGTCCAGGTCGTTACTTCCATTCAGGACATGACGTTGTCGCTCATTCCCAGAATGCTGGCCGTGTTCCTGGTTTTTCTCCTCCTGCTTCCCTGGGTCATGCATCTCCTGATCAGTTTTTCCGTCCAACTTCTCGGACATCTGGAAAAATTCGCACTCTAA
- a CDS encoding FliM/FliN family flagellar motor switch protein → MAESPVRPDARTTAGVLEEFSEVLDVPMRITLEVGRRSMRVREILLLKPESIVEVPKSAGENIDVYINGKLVAFGEILDIESKTGVRLTDFFVQT, encoded by the coding sequence ATGGCGGAAAGCCCGGTCCGTCCGGATGCCCGCACCACAGCAGGTGTACTGGAAGAGTTCTCCGAGGTTCTCGATGTTCCCATGCGCATCACCCTCGAGGTCGGGCGCCGAAGCATGAGAGTGCGCGAAATCCTGCTGCTCAAGCCGGAATCGATTGTGGAGGTGCCCAAATCGGCCGGCGAGAACATCGACGTCTATATCAACGGAAAGCTCGTCGCATTTGGCGAAATTCTCGACATCGAAAGCAAGACGGGAGTCCGGTTGACGGACTTCTTTGTGCAAACCTAG
- a CDS encoding flagellar hook protein FlgE, producing the protein MLTSFYTALSGLGANSQAINVIGNNLANINTTAFKGSRTMFAELLGGISYSSDGNPIQTGLGAISAGVSPLFTQGSIMNTGRSTDAAVSGNGFFIVSTGTGYAYTRAGNFSINGMGELVSGEGFKVAGYMATGGVISPSAPLGPITIQGNRSLPPQATTTLGITANLDSQTAANATFATAVQVYDSLGSAHTVTFTFTKTGPTDWSWDATIPAVDTGGLATAPPVSIGTGNLTFNSAGVLTAPATNPTLAVAGLANGASNLNITFGVLDPSGNPRLTGNAAASAVSSVTQDGYAPSSLRDLAIDADGVIRGIYDNGQVHPLAQLGIANFNNPEGLLKFTGNTFVEAFSSGAPSVGVARTGGRGTVNGSALELSNVDIAEQFTGMIISQRGYQANSRVITTTDELYQEAINLKR; encoded by the coding sequence ATGCTAACCTCGTTCTATACCGCTCTGAGCGGCCTCGGCGCGAATTCCCAGGCCATCAACGTCATCGGCAACAACCTGGCGAACATCAACACGACCGCCTTCAAGGGATCGAGAACCATGTTCGCGGAGTTACTGGGAGGCATATCGTACTCGTCGGACGGCAACCCGATCCAGACAGGATTAGGCGCCATCAGCGCCGGGGTTTCACCCCTGTTCACACAGGGGTCCATAATGAATACCGGGCGTTCCACCGACGCAGCCGTGAGCGGCAACGGGTTTTTCATTGTCAGCACGGGCACCGGCTATGCTTACACGCGTGCGGGAAACTTTTCAATCAACGGTATGGGCGAATTGGTCAGCGGCGAAGGTTTCAAAGTCGCCGGATATATGGCCACCGGCGGCGTCATCAGTCCAAGTGCACCCCTTGGACCTATCACCATCCAGGGGAACCGAAGTCTCCCTCCCCAGGCTACCACCACCCTTGGCATCACCGCCAATCTGGACAGCCAGACAGCAGCAAACGCGACCTTTGCCACTGCGGTTCAGGTTTATGACTCGCTGGGATCGGCGCACACAGTGACATTTACCTTCACGAAGACCGGTCCCACAGACTGGTCATGGGATGCCACGATCCCGGCAGTGGACACGGGCGGCCTGGCCACTGCCCCCCCTGTATCGATCGGTACTGGAAACCTCACTTTCAACAGCGCCGGCGTCCTGACCGCACCCGCCACCAATCCCACCCTGGCGGTTGCCGGGCTTGCCAATGGCGCCTCCAATTTGAATATTACGTTCGGGGTGCTTGACCCGAGTGGTAATCCTCGTTTGACGGGGAACGCGGCAGCGTCCGCCGTATCCTCTGTGACACAGGATGGATATGCTCCGAGTTCTCTGCGGGACTTGGCCATCGACGCCGATGGCGTGATCCGCGGGATCTACGACAACGGCCAGGTGCATCCGCTGGCGCAGTTGGGCATCGCCAACTTCAACAATCCCGAAGGGCTGTTGAAGTTCACAGGAAACACGTTCGTCGAGGCGTTTTCATCCGGTGCCCCTTCCGTGGGTGTCGCGCGCACCGGCGGGCGAGGAACCGTGAACGGCAGTGCCCTGGAGCTTTCCAATGTGGACATCGCCGAGCAGTTTACCGGCATGATCATCTCCCAGCGCGGATATCAGGCGAACTCGCGCGTCATTACCACGACGGATGAGCTCTACCAGGAAGCCATCAACCTGAAGCGGTAG
- the fliP gene encoding flagellar type III secretion system pore protein FliP (The bacterial flagellar biogenesis protein FliP forms a type III secretion system (T3SS)-type pore required for flagellar assembly.), which yields MKTKVAILVVLVLLALAAAAHAAPAAQDKNFSGIELRIGGGSNGNGLTLPLQILALLTILSLVPAILVSVTSFTRIVIVSHFLRQALGTQTMPPNQIIIGLSLFLTFFIMQPVGERINREALQPMIKGQLTEMQALDQACVPLREFMLRYTREKDLLLFLNIAKEPRPQRSQDIPMRVLIPSYMISELKTAFQIGFVLFIPFLVIDMVVASVLLSMGMMQLPPAMISTPFKILLFVMVDGWNLVIGSLVKSFY from the coding sequence ATGAAAACAAAGGTGGCGATCCTCGTGGTTTTGGTCCTGCTTGCGCTGGCTGCTGCCGCTCATGCCGCACCCGCGGCCCAGGACAAGAACTTCTCCGGGATCGAGCTGCGCATCGGTGGAGGATCCAATGGAAATGGCCTCACGCTGCCCCTGCAGATACTGGCCCTCCTTACCATTCTGTCACTGGTTCCTGCCATTCTTGTCTCTGTAACTTCTTTCACGCGCATCGTCATCGTTTCCCACTTCTTACGCCAGGCGCTCGGTACCCAGACCATGCCGCCCAACCAGATCATCATCGGTCTGTCGTTGTTTCTGACCTTTTTTATCATGCAGCCCGTCGGCGAAAGGATAAATCGCGAAGCCCTCCAGCCGATGATTAAAGGCCAGCTTACCGAGATGCAGGCGCTCGACCAGGCTTGCGTGCCGCTGCGTGAGTTCATGCTGCGCTATACGCGGGAGAAGGATCTGCTCCTGTTTCTGAACATTGCCAAAGAGCCCCGCCCGCAGAGGAGCCAGGACATTCCCATGCGCGTGTTGATCCCGAGCTACATGATCTCGGAGCTCAAGACCGCTTTCCAGATCGGTTTTGTGCTTTTCATTCCGTTTCTGGTCATTGATATGGTTGTGGCATCGGTCCTGCTTTCCATGGGCATGATGCAGCTGCCTCCGGCGATGATTTCCACCCCCTTCAAGATACTGCTGTTTGTGATGGTGGATGGGTGGAACCTCGTCATCGGATCTTTAGTGAAAAGCTTTTATTAG